A window of Cellulomonas fimi contains these coding sequences:
- a CDS encoding HpcH/HpaI aldolase family protein, with protein MPLRLSPTFRDALATERARGEAARPLVGMWVCSGSPLVAEICAGAGHDWLLVDMEHSPNGLESVLAQLQAVAAYPVTPVVRVPVGDVVTIKQVLDLGAQNLLVPMVSSADEARAVVEAVRYPPRGRRGVGGGLARSTRWSRVDDYAQDADRHVSVVVQVETVEGVDAAGEIAAVDGVDGVFVGPSDLAASMGLLGRQDHPDVVDAVHRTFAAVRAAGVPVGVNAFDLTLARAYADAGASFVAVGADVQLLARGSEQLAAVLAPPPGDAPAP; from the coding sequence GTGCCGCTTCGACTGAGCCCCACGTTCCGTGACGCCCTCGCGACCGAGCGCGCCCGCGGCGAGGCCGCCCGGCCGCTCGTCGGCATGTGGGTGTGCTCCGGCAGCCCGCTCGTCGCCGAGATCTGCGCGGGCGCGGGGCACGACTGGCTGCTCGTCGACATGGAGCACTCCCCCAACGGGCTCGAGTCGGTGCTCGCGCAGCTGCAGGCCGTCGCCGCCTACCCCGTCACGCCCGTCGTGCGTGTGCCCGTCGGCGACGTCGTGACGATCAAGCAGGTCCTCGACCTCGGCGCGCAGAACCTCCTCGTGCCCATGGTGTCCTCCGCGGACGAGGCGCGGGCCGTCGTCGAGGCCGTGCGCTACCCGCCGCGCGGGCGGCGCGGCGTCGGCGGGGGTCTCGCGCGCTCGACCCGGTGGAGCCGCGTCGACGACTACGCGCAGGACGCCGACCGGCACGTGTCCGTCGTCGTGCAGGTCGAGACCGTCGAGGGCGTCGACGCCGCCGGCGAGATCGCGGCCGTCGACGGCGTCGACGGCGTTTTCGTCGGGCCGTCCGACCTCGCCGCGTCGATGGGCCTGCTCGGTCGCCAGGACCACCCCGACGTCGTCGACGCCGTGCACCGCACCTTCGCGGCCGTCCGGGCGGCCGGCGTCCCCGTCGGCGTCAACGCGTTCGACCTCACGCTCGCGCGCGCCTACGCCGACGCCGGGGCGTCGTTCGTCGCGGTCGGCGCCGACGTCCAGCTCCTCGCGCGCGGGTCCGAGCAGCTCGCCGCGGTCCTCGCACCCCCACCCGGGGACGCTCCGGCCCCGTGA
- a CDS encoding NlpC/P60 family protein, with protein sequence MTATHGPASGAARAFLDAAVAQTGDTYVFATNTAPDDPDPEVFDCSELVRWAARRAGVTVPDGSWLQYLSLSEQGGEISVEEALQTPGALLFSFSSKPTPTSGRPDQAHVAISLGNGQTIEARGPRWGVGSWDAAGRFQYAAVIPGLGLAVPDGASPDAGLSPEAGTDPPSGEPVDPEGDGLTTELEMMLRTDPADADTDGDGLSDGFEMTRSGTDPLSGDMDDDDVPDAVELLLGTDPRAPAGAGGAGSLSAELDALMQAPGATGDSDGDGFVDWQEQSAGTDPVDATSSPLAQAPGPDLDESRSAGSASTVVGTDVDVDLDADPAT encoded by the coding sequence ATGACGGCGACGCACGGCCCGGCATCGGGTGCCGCACGGGCCTTCCTCGACGCTGCCGTCGCGCAGACCGGCGACACGTACGTGTTCGCGACCAACACCGCGCCGGACGACCCCGACCCGGAGGTCTTCGACTGCTCCGAGCTCGTGCGCTGGGCGGCCCGCCGGGCCGGTGTCACCGTCCCCGACGGGTCGTGGCTGCAGTACCTCTCGCTGTCCGAGCAGGGTGGGGAGATCAGCGTGGAGGAGGCGCTGCAGACGCCCGGCGCGCTGCTCTTCTCGTTCTCGTCCAAGCCGACCCCGACGAGCGGTCGACCCGACCAGGCACACGTCGCCATCAGTCTCGGGAACGGGCAGACGATCGAGGCGCGCGGACCCCGGTGGGGTGTCGGCTCGTGGGACGCGGCCGGCCGGTTCCAGTACGCCGCGGTGATCCCGGGACTCGGGCTCGCGGTGCCCGACGGCGCGTCGCCGGACGCGGGCCTGTCGCCGGAGGCGGGGACGGACCCGCCGTCGGGCGAGCCGGTCGACCCCGAGGGTGACGGTCTCACGACCGAGCTCGAGATGATGCTCCGCACCGACCCCGCCGACGCCGACACGGACGGCGACGGGCTGTCGGACGGGTTCGAGATGACCCGGAGCGGGACCGACCCGTTGTCGGGCGACATGGACGACGACGACGTCCCCGACGCCGTGGAGCTGCTCCTCGGCACGGACCCGCGGGCGCCGGCCGGAGCCGGTGGGGCCGGGTCCCTGAGCGCGGAGCTGGACGCGCTGATGCAGGCACCGGGAGCGACGGGGGACAGTGACGGCGACGGCTTCGTCGACTGGCAGGAGCAGAGCGCCGGTACCGACCCCGTCGACGCCACGAGCTCCCCTCTCGCGCAGGCGCCGGGCCCGGACCTGGACGAGTCGCGGTCCGCGGGGTCGGCGAGCACCGTCGTCGGCACGGACGTGGACGTCGACCTCGACGCCGACCCGGCGACGTGA
- a CDS encoding dynamin family protein: MTSSPVTLTDRVRALVLDAAAACAGTSTSARLLAQAARLDEPLRVALVGATKAGKSTLVNALVGERVAATDAAECTRVVTTYEHGRAAQAWAHPLVGSAFQVPFRHEEGRTTLDLGGADATGLRSIAVTVPSAALQVVTLVDTPGVGSLSAGTSQRTLDYVAGTDTDRPDAVVVLLRHLDDADVGFLDPFHDAAATPASAVNAVGVLSRADELAPGRTDSSSVAEAVAARHRDHPALRARVSGVLPVSGLLAETGATVREDEFAAVARLAALDVDDADRLLRSVDDLLVPRPVGDPDVDPVAVRSALLDRFGLGGLRLCVVLVGSGVCPDAAALAAELVRRSGIDALRSVVVDQFAGRAEVLRAATALDLVAGALDGLAPGDVERVRLRAEQITVSAHEFAELRLLEAIRTGTLGAADDGTLACADTVLGGRGTEVRSRLGLAPDAGDEEVDAALWEQLQRWRRVAEHPFVRPDVRRAAQVLRRTCEGLAAARR, translated from the coding sequence GTGACCTCCTCCCCCGTCACGCTGACCGACCGGGTCCGGGCGCTGGTCCTCGACGCGGCGGCGGCGTGCGCCGGGACGAGCACCTCGGCGAGGCTGCTCGCGCAGGCCGCGCGGCTCGACGAGCCGTTGCGGGTGGCGCTGGTCGGCGCGACGAAGGCCGGCAAGTCGACCCTCGTCAACGCCCTCGTCGGCGAGCGTGTCGCGGCCACGGACGCGGCGGAGTGCACCCGGGTCGTCACGACGTACGAGCACGGTCGTGCCGCGCAGGCGTGGGCGCACCCGCTCGTCGGGTCCGCGTTCCAGGTCCCCTTCCGGCACGAGGAGGGCCGGACGACGCTCGACCTGGGCGGCGCCGACGCGACCGGGCTGCGCAGCATCGCGGTGACCGTGCCGAGCGCCGCGCTGCAGGTGGTGACGCTGGTCGACACCCCGGGTGTCGGGTCGCTGTCCGCCGGCACGTCGCAGCGCACGCTCGACTACGTCGCCGGGACGGACACCGACCGTCCCGATGCGGTCGTCGTCCTGCTGCGGCACCTCGACGACGCCGACGTCGGCTTCCTCGACCCGTTCCACGACGCGGCGGCGACGCCCGCGAGCGCCGTGAACGCCGTGGGGGTGCTGTCGCGTGCCGACGAGCTGGCGCCGGGTCGTACGGACTCGTCGTCGGTCGCGGAGGCCGTCGCCGCGCGGCACCGGGACCACCCCGCGCTGCGGGCGCGTGTGTCGGGAGTCCTGCCGGTGTCCGGGCTGCTCGCCGAGACGGGTGCCACCGTCCGTGAGGACGAGTTCGCCGCGGTGGCCCGGCTGGCTGCGCTCGACGTGGACGACGCGGACCGGCTGCTGCGGTCCGTCGACGACCTGCTCGTGCCGCGACCGGTGGGCGACCCGGACGTCGACCCGGTCGCGGTCCGGTCCGCGCTGCTCGACCGGTTCGGCCTCGGAGGGCTGCGGCTGTGCGTGGTGCTCGTCGGTTCCGGCGTGTGCCCGGACGCGGCCGCCCTGGCGGCCGAGCTGGTGCGGCGCAGCGGGATCGACGCGCTGCGGTCCGTCGTCGTGGACCAGTTCGCCGGCCGCGCGGAGGTGCTGCGGGCGGCCACGGCGCTCGACCTCGTCGCGGGAGCGCTCGACGGGCTCGCTCCGGGCGACGTCGAACGGGTGCGGCTGCGCGCCGAGCAGATCACGGTGTCCGCGCACGAGTTCGCCGAGCTGCGCCTCCTGGAGGCGATCCGGACGGGGACGCTCGGTGCCGCCGACGACGGCACGCTCGCCTGTGCCGACACCGTCCTCGGCGGTCGCGGCACGGAGGTCCGCAGCCGGCTCGGGCTCGCGCCTGACGCAGGTGACGAGGAGGTCGACGCCGCGCTCTGGGAGCAGCTGCAGCGATGGCGCCGCGTCGCCGAGCACCCGTTCGTCCGGCCGGACGTGCGTCGGGCTGCGCAGGTCCTGCGGCGGACGTGCGAGGGGCTGGCCGCGGCGCGGCGGTGA
- the hpaD gene encoding 3,4-dihydroxyphenylacetate 2,3-dioxygenase: MNASPQPPAGHPARFIPTPTVPPPDVLRCAYLELVVTDLAASRHFYVDVLGLVVTAEDAGTVHLRAFDEFIHHNLVLRQGPVAAAAAFSYRVRAPQDLDRAAAFYAELGCRVERRTDGFTAGVGDSVRVQDPLGFPYEFFHDVAHVDRLSWRYDLQPPGPLVRLDHFNQVTPDVPRAVRYMEDLGFRVTEDIQDAEGTTYAAWMRRKSTVHDTAMTGGDGPRLHHVAFATHEKHDVLAICDRLGALRLSDRIERGPGRHGVSNAFYLYLRDPDGHRVEIYTQDYYTGDPDNPVVTWDVHDNQRRDWWGNPVVPSWYTEASLVLDLDGEPQPVVVRTDSSEMAVTIGADGFSYTRPGDSTDDLPEWKQGEYKLGHQL, encoded by the coding sequence GTGAACGCCAGCCCCCAGCCGCCGGCCGGTCACCCGGCCCGCTTCATCCCGACGCCGACCGTGCCCCCGCCGGACGTGCTGCGCTGCGCCTACCTCGAGCTCGTCGTCACCGACCTCGCGGCGTCGCGGCACTTCTACGTCGACGTCCTCGGGCTCGTCGTGACGGCGGAGGACGCCGGGACCGTGCACCTGCGCGCGTTCGACGAGTTCATCCACCACAACCTCGTCCTGCGGCAGGGCCCCGTCGCGGCGGCCGCCGCGTTCTCCTACCGGGTGCGCGCACCGCAGGACCTCGACCGCGCGGCCGCGTTCTACGCCGAGCTCGGCTGCCGCGTCGAGCGCCGCACCGACGGCTTCACGGCGGGCGTGGGCGACTCCGTGCGCGTGCAGGACCCGCTGGGCTTCCCGTACGAGTTCTTCCACGACGTCGCGCACGTCGACCGGCTGTCGTGGCGGTACGACCTGCAGCCGCCCGGCCCGCTCGTCCGGCTGGACCACTTCAACCAGGTCACGCCCGACGTGCCGCGCGCGGTGCGGTACATGGAGGACCTCGGCTTCCGCGTGACCGAGGACATCCAGGACGCCGAGGGGACGACGTACGCGGCGTGGATGCGCCGCAAGTCGACCGTGCACGACACCGCGATGACCGGCGGTGACGGGCCGCGCCTGCACCACGTCGCGTTCGCGACGCACGAGAAGCACGACGTCCTCGCGATCTGCGACCGGCTCGGCGCGCTGCGCCTGTCCGACCGGATCGAGCGCGGCCCGGGCCGGCACGGGGTGTCGAACGCGTTCTACCTGTACCTGCGCGACCCCGACGGGCACCGCGTCGAGATCTACACGCAGGACTACTACACGGGCGACCCCGACAACCCGGTCGTCACGTGGGACGTGCACGACAACCAGCGCCGCGACTGGTGGGGCAACCCCGTCGTCCCGTCCTGGTACACCGAGGCGTCGCTCGTGCTCGACCTCGACGGCGAGCCGCAGCCCGTCGTCGTGCGCACCGACTCCAGCGAGATGGCGGTGACGATCGGCGCCGACGGGTTCTCCTACACGCGGCCGGGCGACTCCACCGACGACCTGCCCGAGTGGAAGCAGGGCGAGTACAAGCTGGGGCACCAGCTGTGA
- the hpaH gene encoding 2-oxo-hept-4-ene-1,7-dioate hydratase, protein MLTRETVAAIADELADAERDRTTVPLLTARHPGMTVDDAYAVQGEWRRRALAAGRRHVGRKIGLTSKVMQAATGIDEPDYGAILADMVHEDGAVLEHGRFSNVRVEVELAFLLAEPVDGPDATVFDVLRATEYVVPALEILSSRIALEGRTIVDTISDNAAMGAMVHGGTPVRPDDVDLRWVAALLHRNGTIEESGVAGAVLGHPARGVAWLANKLAQHGERLDAGELVLAGSFTRPMWVHRGDTVLADFHDLGTISCRFD, encoded by the coding sequence GTGCTGACGCGCGAGACGGTCGCCGCGATCGCCGACGAGCTCGCGGACGCCGAGCGCGACCGCACGACCGTCCCCCTGCTGACGGCCCGCCACCCCGGCATGACGGTCGACGACGCGTACGCGGTGCAGGGCGAGTGGCGGCGCCGCGCGCTCGCCGCGGGTCGCCGGCACGTCGGCCGCAAGATCGGCCTGACGTCGAAGGTCATGCAGGCGGCGACCGGCATCGACGAGCCCGACTACGGCGCGATCCTCGCCGACATGGTCCACGAGGACGGTGCCGTCCTCGAGCACGGCCGGTTCTCGAACGTGCGCGTCGAGGTCGAGCTCGCGTTCCTGCTCGCCGAGCCGGTCGACGGCCCCGACGCGACGGTCTTCGACGTGCTGCGCGCGACCGAGTACGTCGTGCCCGCGCTCGAGATCCTGTCGTCGCGCATCGCGCTCGAGGGCCGCACCATCGTCGACACGATCAGCGACAACGCGGCGATGGGCGCGATGGTGCACGGCGGCACGCCCGTGCGGCCCGACGACGTCGACCTGCGCTGGGTCGCGGCGCTGCTGCACCGCAACGGCACGATCGAGGAGTCCGGCGTCGCCGGCGCCGTGCTCGGGCACCCCGCGCGCGGCGTCGCGTGGCTCGCCAACAAGCTCGCGCAGCACGGCGAGCGTCTCGACGCCGGCGAGCTCGTCCTCGCCGGGTCCTTCACGCGCCCGATGTGGGTGCACCGGGGCGACACCGTCCTGGCCGACTTCCACGACCTGGGGACGATCTCGTGCCGCTTCGACTGA
- a CDS encoding dynamin family protein, which yields MSDAEVTAAAAAELLGEAARELSRWGLTDLADDLRRAARRRGDDPAVVLVVGPPRSGKSSLVDALLGVRLLAGDPVVPTAVPVVVGWGARPSARFVPADGTSQVGPRPVLPRVPPDAVATAAGAPPAGVASVEVELPRALLAAGLVLVDTPGSGGGIAGPRAAAVLRAAADADAVVYAVDPARELGEQDVGLLRAVVDLCPEVVVVLTKTDAYREWRRIQALDSLHLGEAGLPVQVLATSAPLRVHGLATADDDALRASGFPQLADHLRRRVLGTRAAARDRQAARLVQHALRHLLAEARTRREALAGPGDPTLVARWRAAREEAERLRTRSARWQQTLADQVAELAAQADADLTARLVDVRHESARRLESGDPTAGWREFEPWLYERTNDELLGHATHVRALADRVVADVAALFDAQVVELSRTLDLAVSAQPVSSALLRAPAARRGERADLGLHAVRGVSLGASLGVALAHGATLLAGAAISGPLLPVTAGVAAVLVGGRMLRSAREAQRRARRTEAQRAVTAYLDEVEVAARRATRDTVRRVQQEVRDHFTDVAGEMVRSADRSLRAVERAVRGARTERAGELRRLDDDLRRLRPLVAAADGLLAATAGATVAGT from the coding sequence GTGAGCGACGCCGAGGTCACCGCCGCGGCGGCCGCCGAGCTCCTGGGCGAGGCGGCCCGCGAGCTGTCCCGGTGGGGACTGACCGACCTCGCCGACGACCTGCGCCGTGCGGCCCGTCGCCGTGGCGACGACCCCGCCGTGGTGCTCGTGGTCGGGCCGCCGCGCAGCGGGAAGAGCTCGCTGGTCGACGCGCTGCTGGGGGTCCGTCTGCTCGCGGGCGACCCGGTGGTGCCCACGGCCGTGCCGGTCGTCGTCGGCTGGGGGGCACGCCCGTCCGCACGGTTCGTCCCGGCGGACGGCACCTCGCAGGTCGGCCCCCGGCCCGTCCTGCCGCGGGTGCCGCCGGACGCGGTCGCGACCGCGGCCGGGGCGCCGCCGGCCGGCGTGGCGTCCGTCGAGGTCGAGCTCCCGCGAGCGCTGCTCGCCGCGGGCCTCGTCCTCGTCGACACGCCCGGCAGCGGCGGTGGGATCGCCGGGCCGAGAGCCGCGGCGGTGCTGCGTGCCGCGGCCGACGCGGACGCGGTCGTGTACGCCGTCGACCCGGCCCGCGAGCTCGGCGAGCAGGACGTCGGACTGCTGCGGGCCGTCGTCGACCTCTGCCCGGAGGTCGTCGTCGTCCTGACGAAGACCGACGCCTACCGCGAGTGGCGGCGCATCCAGGCGCTCGACTCGTTGCACCTGGGCGAGGCGGGTCTGCCGGTCCAGGTGCTGGCGACGTCCGCACCGCTGCGCGTGCACGGCCTCGCCACGGCGGACGACGACGCGCTCCGTGCGTCCGGCTTCCCGCAGCTCGCCGACCACCTGCGACGACGCGTCCTCGGGACCAGGGCCGCCGCGCGGGACCGGCAGGCCGCACGCCTCGTCCAGCACGCGCTGCGCCACCTGCTCGCCGAGGCGCGCACGCGCCGCGAGGCACTCGCGGGCCCCGGGGACCCCACGCTCGTCGCACGGTGGCGCGCCGCACGCGAGGAGGCGGAACGCCTGCGGACGCGGTCGGCGCGGTGGCAGCAGACCCTCGCCGACCAGGTCGCCGAGCTGGCCGCGCAGGCGGACGCCGACCTCACCGCGAGACTCGTCGACGTCCGGCACGAGTCGGCCCGGCGCCTCGAGTCGGGCGACCCGACGGCGGGGTGGCGCGAGTTCGAGCCGTGGCTGTACGAACGGACGAACGACGAGCTGCTGGGGCATGCGACGCACGTGCGGGCGCTCGCCGACCGGGTGGTCGCCGACGTCGCGGCGCTCTTCGACGCGCAGGTCGTGGAGCTCTCGCGCACCCTCGACCTCGCTGTCAGCGCCCAGCCGGTGTCGTCCGCGCTGCTGCGTGCGCCGGCGGCGCGGCGTGGCGAGCGCGCCGACCTGGGACTGCACGCCGTGCGCGGCGTCTCGCTCGGGGCGTCGCTCGGGGTGGCGCTGGCGCACGGGGCGACGCTCCTCGCGGGCGCGGCGATCTCCGGACCCCTGCTCCCCGTGACCGCCGGCGTCGCGGCGGTCCTCGTCGGCGGGCGCATGCTGCGCTCCGCCCGCGAGGCGCAGCGCAGGGCGCGTCGCACCGAGGCGCAGCGCGCTGTCACGGCCTACCTCGACGAGGTCGAGGTGGCGGCGCGGCGGGCGACGCGCGACACCGTCCGCCGCGTGCAGCAGGAGGTGCGGGACCACTTCACGGACGTCGCGGGCGAGATGGTCCGCTCCGCGGACCGGTCGCTCCGTGCCGTCGAGCGGGCGGTCCGCGGCGCGCGCACCGAACGGGCCGGCGAGCTGCGACGTCTCGACGACGACCTGCGGCGGCTGCGCCCGCTCGTGGCGGCCGCCGACGGGCTGCTCGCCGCGACCGCCGGAGCCACGGTGGCGGGGACGTGA